DNA from Mycobacterium sp. SMC-8:
CGATGGTTCAGCGGTACTACCGCCGCAAGTACCACACGGCGGCTCCGGCGCTGATCATCGGTTCCGGGCCGATCGCCCACCAGCTCATCACCCGCATGCGGCAGGTGGCCGATTACGGTCTGCGCCCGGTCGGCGTGCTCGACGGGCAGCGTCCGACGGATGCCGAACTGCTCGACGTGCCGTATTTCGGCCCACCTGACAGCGTCGACATCGCGGCGCGCGCCACCCGCGCCGAAGAGCTGATCGTGGCACCGAGCGCGCTGCCCGAGGAGGAGTTGACCCGCGCGGTGAAAGCGGCGCAGGGACTCGGTCTGCAGGTGCGCGTGGTGCCGCGGGTGATGGATGCCGTCAGCGTCGGCTCCTTCATCGAACACCTCGGCGGTATCCCGTTGATGATCCTGAGCCACACCGACCCCAAGGGGTGGCACTTCGCGGTCAAACACGCCTCAGACCGGGTGGTCGCCGCCTTCGGGCTGCTGCTCATCTCGCCGCTGTTCCTGACTCTCGCGATGCTGGTCAAACTCAGCTCTCCGGGCCCGATCTTCTTCGGCCAGGATCGGGTAGGCCGCGACGGCAAGGTGTTTCAGTGCCTGAAGTTCCGCAGCATGCGCCCGGCCGATCCCACCGCCGCCGCGTTCACGCTGAGGGACGGCGCCGCGCCGGGTGGAGTGGAAGGTGAGGACCGGCGCACCTGGATCGGCAAGATCATGCGCAAGACATCGCTGGACGAACTGCCGCAGTTGGTCAACGTGCTGCGCGGCGACATGAGTCTGGTAGGCCCTCGCCCCGAACGCCCGGAATTCGTCGAATTGTTCGAGATGCAGATCCGGCGCTACGGCGAACGGCACCGGGTGAGGGCCGGCATCACCGGCTGGGCGCAGGTGCACGGCCTGCGCGGCCAGACCTCCATCGCCGACCGCGCGGAGTTCGACAATTACTACATCGAGAACTGGTCGGTGCGGCTGGATTTGAGAATCATGCTGTTGACCGTGCTCGCCGTGTTGCGTCCTACCGAGGACTGAGCCGGCTTTCTGTGTGCCACCCGGCGTAGGCGGCCGACGTGGCGAGAGTCAGCCGGCCCGCCGTGACCGGCGGCCGGCGCTTCCTCGGCGCCACCGGCCGCGGTGTCGGTGGTCTCGGCGGCAGCCAGATCCGGTTCCGGCTCCGACGAGTTCGTCGTCGGAGAAATCTCGGTCTGCGTCCGCGATCTCGGTGCTCGGCCCCTCTGTTGACTGCGGTGCGGTAGTTGTCACAGGTTCTTGGACATCGTTAGCTGTGGTGTCGTCGTCCTGGTCAGTACGACGACGCTGTCTTCAGGTGTCTCCGCGGCCTCTTGATCGTCGACCTCCGCATCCACCGCACCCAGGATGCATCGTCAGCGTTCTGCTCTTCGCTGATGTCACCGCACCCGGTGTTCTACGCAACGTCGTGGGCCGTGGCGGCGTTCGACGTCGCGTCGGGCGCATCCGGTGTCGTACGGTCAGCTGACGGCCTCTGCCACGTACCGGGATCTGCTACTGCGACAACAGGAATCGACAACAACGCCGTTCCGATCGCCAGCGCCACAGCGAGCGCACCGACGCGGCCGCGATGATCGGAATTCCGCACGATCCCCCGGGTTCGGCAAACTTCACCTCGGCGGCACTTCGGTTCCTGTGCCGGAAACATGCTTTTGCCGCCGAGTATTTCGCAATACGGAAAGCGCGGGCATCGCCGTTGTTGTTTGCTGCGGTAGCCCGTTCAGGCGCCTGGTACCGGGATGGCGTCCGGGTTAGCCGGCCACGCGTTTGGGCTGATGCCTGACCGTGAGTTGGCCTGCGGCGGGCCTGGTTCTCGAAACCGTCGCGGACGGTTGTAAGTTCAGTTACCTTTGCTGCGGGGTGATCAGCAGTTTGGGGGGAGTTTGTCGCCATGAAACCCGCGCACGTGGGGTTGATACCGGACGGTCTGCGGCGGTGGGCCGACGCGAACGGCGCGACGCTGGCCGACGCGTACCGGCTCGGCGCGCAGAAGGTTGTCGAAATCCTGCTCGTACTGCAACGCAACCTCGTGCAGACCGTCACCGTCTACAACCTCAGCCGGGCCAACTTGGGGCGGCCCGGGCATGAGCTGGACGGCGTGTACGCCGCGTCGGCGTTCTTCTTCGCCGCGCTGCTGCCGAAACACTTCGATCCCGCCGTCGTCGGCGTCCACATCCACGGCGACCTCACCCTGTTGCCACCTGAACTGGCCGCGGCGGCGCGCGCCGCCGAAACCGCCATGACCGGCGACGCCTTCCGCATCAACATCCTGCTCGCCTACGACGCCGCCGAGGAGCTACGTGCCGCCCATCAGCGCGCCGTCCGCGAAGGCTGTGACATCACCGAGGCGTTCTCCATCGGTGAGGTCGACCTCGTCATCCGCACCACCGCCGAGCCGCTGCTCAGCGGATTCCTGCCGCTGCAGAGCCAGTACGCCCAGCTGCGGTTCCTCGACACCCCGCTCAACGAACTGACCGCGCACCACATCGACGACCTCGTCGACGAGTACCGGCAGTTCCCGCAACGGCGCGGAAAGTAACCGGCGATGGCGACCACGAATCCGATCATCATCGGCGCCGGGCCCGCCGGGCTCACCGCCGGGCTGGAACTGGTCAACAGGGGAGTCACCCCGCGGCTCTACGAAACGTCGGCCCACCTCGGTGGGCTCGCGCGCACCCCGACCGACGGCGACTGGCGCATCGACCCCGGCGGGCACCGGTTCTTCACCCGCAACGAGGACATCCTCGATCTGTGGAAATCGCTGCTGCCCCACGATGAGTGGCTCGCAGTCGGCCGGCGCTCGGCGATGCTGGTCAGCGGGCACTACGTCCGGTACCCACTGCTCGGACGAGACCTGTTGACCCAGATGGGGTATCGGCGCGGCGCCCGCGGCCTGAGCAGCCTGCTGTGGTCAAGGCTGCGGCGCAACTTCCGCATCAACGACCGCCCGTCGGAGAACTTCCGACAATGGGGCATCGGGGAATTCGGTCGCCACTGGTATGAGATGTTCTTCGACGGCTACGTCCGCAAGACCTGGCTCACCGAACCCGAAGAGCTGACCAGCGACTGGGCCAACCAGCGCATCAAGCCGATCGGCTGGCGGCGCGGCCACGACTCGGATCCCGCCTCGCAGGACGTCTTCCGCTACCCCCGGCTCGGGCCCGGCCAGCTCTGGGAGGCAGCCGCGGCGGCACTGACCGCCAACGGCGCCGCCCCGGTGCTCAACGCCCCGGTCACCGGGCTCCGCCACGACGGAGCCAGCTGGACCGTGCGACTGGCCAACGGGGACACCGCAACCGGCGACACCGTGTTCTCCAGCATGCCGCTGCGGCTGCTCATCGACGCGCTGGAACCCGCACCGCCCAAGCACATTCGCGCCGTCGCCGCCGCGCTGCGGCACCGGTCGCTGATCACCGTCGCCGTCGCGCTCAGGCAGCACCACGACATCCCGTTCAACTGGGTGTACACCCCCGGCAAGAACTTCCACGCCGGCCGCATCCAGAACTACCGCCGCTGGTCGGCCGATCTGACCCCGGCCGACTTCGCCGGTACCTTCCTCGGCTTCGAATACTTCATCGCCCCCGGCGGCGATCTGTGGAACGCCGACGACGCGCACCTGACCGATCTGGTCCAGAAGGATTTGCGCGCACTCGGCGTCGGGGACGCCGGCATCGAGAAGGTGATGATCGTGCGTTCGCAGTTCGCCTACCCGATCTACGACCCGGCCCGCGACCGCAGCGTCGTGCGGATCCGCGAATACCTGCGGCGGCAGCATCCGTCGCTGTATCCGATAGGGCGCAACGGAATGCACCATTACGACAATCAGGACCACGCCATGCTCAGTGCGCTGCGCAGCGTCGCCCAGTGCTTCGGCGAGAACGTCGACCCGTGGCAGGTCAACACCGACATCGGCTACCACGAGAGCGGTCTGCTACGGAACTGAGGAGGTCAGACCGGGCTCACGTCGCCGTAGGTCGCTGAGCGCCACTGCGGCTGCGCTTCGCCCCCATGCCACCAGGAGGCGTGGAGGGACCAGTTCTGCGGTCCGTAAGGACCGCCCTGAACCACGATGTGTGAGTCGGTGGCGTCGCGATCGCTGACATAGGTGATGGTGCCGACGTAGACGTTGCTGCCGGCAATGCCGTCCTGCGGATTGCCGCCACCGAGTTCCACTGCCCACCAGGTGCTTCCGACGTGATCGTCCATTGTGACAACGGTCTCGGTGATGTCGACGTCGAACACCTGCAGCAGTCGCACCCCATACCCTCCGCCGGCGCCCCGCGCGGGCAGGTGCGCGGTGATCGTGGTGAAGGACGCGTCTTTGACGCGGAAGAGCTCGACGGCCGCGCTGTCGGCACCCGACGACGACACGTCGCCAAACTGCACCCCGGCGATGTCCTGGATCAGAATCCGGCCAGGTCCCTCGAGGCTCATACCGTCAATCGTCAGATTCGACGAGGGGAGGTCGGCGGCGCTAAGGTGGCTGCGCATCTGCGCCGCCCCCAACAGGTTGATGTCGGCCTTATGAGCGGAGACCAGGCGGAGGCCGTCGATCACCGCGTTCTGCAGCGATGCCAGCAGGATTCCGCCGTTGCCGCCGAGATTCGGTCCATCGTCGTCGCCGGCGGTCTCGGCGTAGATGTTTCGCAACGTGACGCCGGCGAATTTGCTCGTCATCGCGGCCGGTGTCTCCACCGCCAACGACCAGTTCTTTGCCCCGTGGATCGTCACGTCACTGATGACCACGCCGGAGAAGTTCCACCATTTGGCGTCTTCAGTGCCGTCGATGTTGTTCGTCGCCAGGACCACGCCGGTTTGGACGTCGACGATCGTGACGTCGGAGATCCGAATATCGCGCGACGCCAGACTCGTCCAGTCGCCAACGTGGGATGCCTTGGCCGAGTTGACATGGAAACCGAACTCCTTGTCGGTGACGGTGACATCGCTGATGGTGATGTCGTATCCGCCCTGCACGCGGAACCCGTTGGCGCGACCGCCGGTGACCGTGATGTCGCTTGCTACCGAGCCGCCGTTGTTCCATTCGCCGAGGACGCCGAGGTTGAACGGGCCGTCGGTCGGGCCGTACGTCCACGGCTGGCTTTCGTGGTAGTAGGTGACGAATGCGAGGCCGTCGTCGCCGGTGTTCTGTGCGACCAGGCCGTTGACCGTCGCCCGCCGGCTCGCATTGAAATGCAGTCCGTCAGCCAGGGTTCCGATGGCGGTCATGTTCGTCACCGTCACGTCGGAGGCGCCCATCACCACGACCCCGGACTGCGGCGTGTTCACGATGCGTGCGTTGACGATGGAGACGTACTCGACCTTGCCGGTGGAGCCGGTCCATACCGGCGGCGGTGCGGTATCGGACGGCCACCCGAGTATGGAGATTCCGTCTCCCAAGCTGCGCGCCGACGGCCGGGTGACCCACTCGATGGTCGGGTTGAGGATGGCCACGTGAGATGCCGCGCCTTCGACACGCAGGCCGTGGCTGGTGCCGTGCCCGTTGGTTGCCAGATTGTCCATGAGCAGCTTGGCGCCGGGGCCGAACTCCACGGTGACATTCGACAGTCCCTTGAGCAGGATCGCGGCGTTGCCGGCCGGGTGCTGCTGGGCGAACCGGTATTGTCCCTCCGGAAAGTACAGGCGCGCACTGGAAGTCAGGGCCGCCTCGGCGGCCTTGATGGCAGCCGAGTCATCGGTGACGCCATCACCGACCGCGCCGAAATCTCTGACGTTGATCGTGGTGCCCGTTTGGGACGTGGTCTGCCACACCATCGTGGACCCCGTCGAGGCGGCCGCTGCGTCGAGCCGACGGGCGCACGCCAGCAGCGCCAACGCGATGGGCGAGTCGGCGTGGCGACGTTCGTCTGTGATCCCCAGCGCGCCAAGCAGTTTGGTCATGAACCCGACGGTCTTGTTCATCGGGGCGGCAGCGTCCTCAGCAGTGAGTTGAGTGATGTTGGTGTGCGGCACGTGGTCATCGAGTTGTGCAGTCGGCTCGGCAGTGGAGACGGCGCCACCGACGCCGGAAGCCTCCGGCAGCTCAGCAGTGAGGTCGTCGACGTCGCTCGCTTCCGGCGCCGCGATCTGTTCGGTTCCGGCGTCCCCGGTGTGAGTGCCGTCCGCATGGGTGGGCGGCTGGAACGTGTCCGAGGCGCTGCTGTCGACGACGGGGGAGGACTTGCCGCCGTCCGCGTCAGCGCCGTGGTCGGCATCGCTCGCCTCGCCCTCGGTGATGTCGGGATCCGCACCGTCGGCCCAGCCGGCATCTGACTCGTCATCGACGCCGTTATCCGTGTCGACGTCGTCGATGCCGGTGTCATCCGCGACGTCGGTATCGGGTTCATCCTCGGCTTCGCCGTCGGGATCGTCTTCGGCCCCACCGTGGTCGGCCGGAGATGCTTCAGGAACTGTCGATGTGCCGGCCGCGTTCGAGGCCGTACTGCCGATCGAGGATTCAACGGCCGACGATTCGGCTCCGGCGGCCGCGTGGCCGGTGCTCATAGCCAGCCCGATGCCTGCAACGATAACCACGCCACACGCTTGGCAAACCCTGTTTTTCATCGCGGGCGACCCCCCCATCAATTTTCGCTCGCGTCATGGAGTCATGATTATGGCAGCTAATACCCCATTCGCCAACCCGGCGCCGGCCGAGTCTACTCAGGTTGGCAGCTCGCATATAGCAAAGTCGTATGCCATCGGCCGCGTAAGCCGCTCGTATGCCGTGGATCTCGCTACAGCAAGCTGACCCCGGTTGGTTTTCGAGTTCACCAGAAAGGAGATGGGGAGGTCGATCATGGCCTAGAGCAAGGGGATTGCGGAGGTGCGATTTTTGCTGGAACTAGCGCTTAAAGAGCGACGCGAGCCAACGGGCGATGTCGGGCCGAAATCGCAGGCACTCGCACATTCCGCAATCCGAGCCGGGGCGAAAGTGCTCGTGAGCGGAGCGCTCACTGGTGCACCATCCTTGTGTCGGTGATCTTGGATGGATTGCCGATGCACCCGAGGTGCCGCTGATCTATCGCCCTGCTCGCTCGACACATTCGATGTCCAGCATGAGTTCTGCGGAGGCCAGTGGTTACCCGGGGCGCGTTGACCGTCGACAGGGCTATGCGCCACCGAGCGCCGCTCAGTGAGCGAACCGGCAGTCGTGCCCCGGAACCTGCACATAAGGGTGCCTCCCCACTGGGCTTAGCAGCGAGGAGGCTGTCATGAAGTCTGCCCGAAATACCCTGCCAACGGAACCCACCAATGGGCTCACCTGTGGAATCGACTGGGCCCGCGATGATCACGCGGTCTCGATCGTCGATGCCAAAGGCCGCGAGATCACCCGCAAAACGATCGGTCACCACGCCGTTGGGCTGCGTGATCTGCTCACCACACTGCAGCGCGTCGGTGTCGGAGAAGTCGCCATCGAACGCCCCGACGGTCCGGTTGTAGATGCCCTGCTCGAGGCCGGGATCACCGTCGTGGTGATCAGTCCCAACCAGGTGAAGAACCTGCGCGGGCGCTACGGATCGGCCGGCAACAAAGACGACCGCTTCGACGCGTTCGTCCTGGCCGACACCTTGCGCACCGACCGGACCCGGCTGCGGCCCCTGCAGCCCGACAGCCCGGCCACCGTCGCCCTGCGTCAGACCTGTCGAGCCCGCAAAAATCTGGTCGCTCACCGCGTGGCGATCGCCAACCAGCTGCGGGCTCATCTGATGATCGTCTTTCCCGGCGCGATCGGGCTGTTCGCCGATATCGACTCGCCGATCAGCCTGGCCTTTTTGGCCCGCTTTGACTGCCAGGACCGCGCCGACTGGCTCTCGGTCACCCGGATGGCCAACTGGCTGGCCAGCGTTGGCTACAGCGGCCGCACCCACGCCAGTGAACTGCACCGACGACTCACCGCCGCGCCTCGCGGCGCCACCGGTATCGACGGTGCCACCATCACCGCGACCTTCGTCGAGGTGTTGAGCACTGTGAGCGCCCAGATCAAAACCCTCGACCAGAGCATCGCCGAGCAACTCGACGCTCACGCCGATGCTCATATCTTCACCAGCCTGCCCCGCTCGGGCACCTTCCGTGCCGCCCGACTGCTCGCCGAAATGGGCGACTGCCGCGCACGGTTCCCCACCCCCGAATCGCTGGCGTGCCTGGCCGGAGTCGCCCCCTCCACCCGCCAGTCCGGGAAAGTCAAACACGTCGGATTCCGCTGGGCTGCAGACAAACAACTCCGCGACGCCGTATGCGATTTCGCCGGTGACAGTCGTCGAGCCAACCCCTGGGCTGCCGATCTCTACAACCGCGCCCGAGCCCGCGGACACGACCACCCCCACGCCGTGCGCATCCTCGCCCGCGCCTGGCTCTACATCCTCTGGCACTGCTGGCACGACGAAGTCGCCTACGATCCCACCCAACACAGGGCCCTCCAAAAGCTGATCAACCAGGATCAACCCAGGGCGGCTTGACACAGGGCAACTCATGCCCGCACCTGCAATCCACGAGGGAGAACTTACGCCGTCCACCACCGATCCCGGGGTAGCCACACGAAAGGCCGCCGAGTTCGCCGAACCCCAGTACAGTGCTGCCGTGGGTTACCCGGAGAACGTGCTGGCCAAGGACGAACACGTCGTCCTGCATCGCCACCCGCACTGGGGGCGGTTGACCATCCCCGCGCTCGTCCTGATCGTTGCGTCGGCGGCCGCCGCGTTCGTGGCCGGCTACGTCAACACCCTCGACTGGGAGTCGAACGCGAAGAACATCGTGTTCGCCGTCATCGCAGCGATCTGGCTGATTCTCATCGGGTGGCTGTCGATGTGGCCGTTCCTGAACTGGTGGACCACCCACTTCGTCATCACCGACCGCCGGGTGATGTACCGCCACGGGCTGATCACCCGCTCCGGCATCGACATCCCGCTGGCGCGGATCAACAGCGTCGAGTTCCGGCACGGCCTTGTCGACCGGATCTTCCGCACCGGCACGCTGATCATCGAATCCGCCGCCCAGGACCCGCTGGAATTCCAGGACATCCCGCGCGTCGAGCACGTCCATTCGCTGCTCTACCACGAGGTTTTCGACACCCTCGGCACCGAGGAGTCCCCAAGCTGACCCGGGCTCCGACGGTCGGCCTCGGCCGACCTCGAGTCAGCAGGAGGGTGAGCCGAACCAACCGCCCACGTTGTATCTGGCGTAGTCGAACGGGATGTTCCAGATTGCGCTCACCCCGCCGTACCGGTCGGTGAAGCGTTTCGCTTCCGACGGGCTCATTTGGTCGGCATTCTTGTGGAACATGCACTGTGCCCGGAAGTTGAGGAATTTCTCGGATTCCTCGTTACTCAAAGGCAAGACGATCGAGATGATGGCCTTGCCGATCTCGATCGCGGCGGCGGCCGGCTTCGGCAGGATTGCGGTCACGACGTCGGCGATACCTGTGACGATCCGTGGCAGATCCCCTCTTGTGACGCCTTCCATGATCGATGTCACGCCGTCATTCAGCGCCTTGAAGCGCAGCAAGCCATCGAACCGCCATACCGTCGGAAAGCTGTTCAGCTTCTCGACCATCCGGTCGAGGACCTGGACGATCGCACCCACCGTGGCGAGACCCCGCCATGTGTCCTCGAAGTTCGGATCGCCGACGGTCGTGCTGACGGCATACAGGGTGGCGGCGCCGTTGCTCTTGCTGTCGGCGAGGTAGATGAAGCGTCCGTCGCGACTGAGGGTCATCTCGGACGGTCGTCCCTCGAAATCGACCCGATCGACGATGGCGTGACTGCGGGCATCGATCACCGACATCAGATAACCACCGGCGGTATATGACGTCGTGTAGATATACCTGCCACTCGCGCCGACAACAATGTCGACCATCCCGAGCGCCTGAGGATCGGCCGATCCTCGGATCGTGGTCACGATGGTGTTGTTGGTCGCGTTGATGATGGCTATCGCCGCATCGGTGCCAAGAGCTGAGCTACTCGTTGCGACGTACACCTGCTTGCCATCGCGGCTGATGGCCACTGCGCGCGACGACCCGGGCAGCGGCACCTCGGTGACCGCACCGGTGGACAGATTCACCACCGAAAGCGACTTGCCGGTGGGGGAATCGTCCCGCGCGATGTAGGCCCGGTTCCCGTGTACCTCGACAGCGGTGGCGTCATGCAGGTACGCGCCCACGTCGACCGTCCGCTTCAGGGTGCCCGTGCGCGTATCGACGACACCCATCTTCCCGTTGTGCGAGAAGACGTACGCCGTGCGGCCGTCGGAGCTGAGAGTGACATTGGCCAGATAATTGCCCACCGACACCGGGAAGGTCCTCAGGACCTTCCGCGTGCCGGCGTCGATGACGGTCATGGTGCCGCTCATCCCGTTCGGCCGGTTCGGCCGGTAGTTCACCGTCACGATGTAATTGCCGGCCGCCGCGACGTCGTCGACCTCGTCAGGAACCGAAAGTCGGATGACCTTGTCGGATTGAGTGTCGACGATGTCAATGGCGTTGCCTGTTGCGACGTACACGTATCGGCCGCCGGGACTTGTCGTCGTGCCGCCAGCCGTACCGGTGAGTTGGTAGCTGTCGACGATGGCGACTTTCGGGGCCTCGAACGGTGGCACTGCTGCCGCCATCACGAAGTGATCGGGCGCGGACTGATCCGGCGGGCTCGCCGGCGTTTCCGCGGTGGGTGCCGCCCTGTCGGCTTTGGCGGACGGGTTGGGAGGAAGCGCGGAAGACAGCACGGAGACGGGGACGAGCGCATTCAGCGGGGCATCGCCTGTGGATGGCGCATCGTCGGCTACTGCGGTGCCCACGGCCGCCGTCGTGAACTCGATCGCGGCCGGTGCAGCTTGCGGCGGCTGCGGGGGAGGGGCCGAACGGTGGGCCCCTTCGTCGACGCTGCTGATGTCGGTGCCGGCCACGCCGGTGACCGGATCCAGGTCCGCCTCGTCCCCGTCGTCGTCACTGTCCTGGGTGGCCGAGTTGTCTTCGACGCGAGTAGCTTTCGACTCGACGCCGTTCTCCTCGCTGCCACGCTCGGAGAAGTCGGTGTCGGATTCTGCGTCCGAGTCGGCGGAGTCATCGGTTCGCGCCGGATGCAGTGTCCGCTGCCTTGTGTCGGCAGCCTCGCGCTGAGAGGCGTCCGAAGCCCGTGAGGATGACTGCGAGTCATTCGCCGACGATGCAGAGGCGTTGGTCGATGACTCCGAGCCGGCGTCGGCCTGCGCAACACCGGGGGCCGCGGCCAGTGCCGCACCCACTCCCAACGTGACAGCACCAGCGCCCAGCCATGTGGATATGTGCTGGCCATTGCGCTTCGCGCGATGACGTCCGCGAGTCTTGCGCCGCCTCGCAGAACCGGAAACCCCCGCCGATGCCCCCACGATTCCCCCTCAGTTCGTTTTGTTAGCTAGCTTCGCACCTTCACGTCCGGTTGCCCGTCGATTCCGCGACGAGTCAGACGTTTGACCGACACCGCGCGGTGGATCCGCCGACTGCCGGGTTCTGGTGGTATCAAGCGGGCTCGTGGCGAGGAATCTCTGACGACGATCAGGCGGCGATGTCCCGGCGTTGAAATCCGGCGACACCGGCCAGAGTCATCAACCCGGCGATCACCACAAATGTTGCGAGAAACCACCAGTCGGGTGGTTCGGCCGGGGTGGCGGCGATGTGGACGAACGGTGAGAAGGTCGACACCCACGACGGGGCGCCGATGCTGTCGGCGATGACGTTGAGCAGGAATCCGCCGACCACGGGCACCGCACCGACCGCAGTCACCGCACCCGGCGCCCAGCCGACCGCTAACACCGCAGCGCCGAGCGCCAGCCAGGCCACCGGCACGGTGTTCAACGTACCGGCGACGGAGACGAGTAGGCCCAACCGCGCTCCGGTCAACGTCGCTCCGATGCTCATCGCCACCGCGGCGACTAGCCCGGATTTTTCGTCGAGGGTGATGGCAGTCGTGCGTTGAGATGCGATTGCGTCGCGAATCCGGTTGTGTGGTTCTGGGTATGGCGGGGTGGTCCCGTGTCGCCGGGTGGTGCGGGCTTTCCCAGTGCCGGTGGGTCTTTCGTGGTCGGTGGGTCAGGGGGCTTCGGTCATCGGAAGGCGGTGCGGATGGCTTGCCAGGCGGCCGCGATCTGGGCGGCCCAGCGCCAGGTGGCGTCGATACGTAGTCGGGTTCGGCGGGCGCCGCGGGTGATCCGGGCGGCCACGTGCAGGACCCGGTAGCGGAAGGTGGCGATCTCGGCGCGAGCCAGACCGGTGTGCTCACGGAATCCCAGAAGTCGGCACCAGGTGACCAGGTCGGCTGCGGCCAGGACGATTTCGAGCCAGGCGGCGTTGGGCCAGAAACCGTGGCACGGCAGATTCCGCAGTCCGGCGGCTTTGAGATCGCGGATGCGGTCCTCGACGCGAGCATGTTGGCGATGCCGTAACTCCAGGCCCGCGACCTGTCCAGGGACAATGCCGGGTTCGGTGTCGGTGATGAACGCGGTGACGCGCATGCCGTCGGCGTCGGTGAACCGCAGTTGTGCACCGGGGTGGGGGCGTTCTTTACGCAGGATCAACCGTGTCCCAGGCGGCCAGGAGTCCAGGTTGACCAAGGTGGTGGCCTCGGCGACCCAGGCGCCGTCGCGGATCCCGCCTTCGGTGTCGACTGCTGGGTACCAGCCGTCGGCGAGGTTGAGGGTGTCGACGGCATCTTGGACGCGGGTATCGACGGGATAGCCGAAGGAGAATCCCACCCCCTGATCGCGGCAGGCGTCGGCGAATTTGTGGGTGGCTCCGGCGGTGTCGCAGCGCACCAGAACTCTCGGCTGGTCGGGATCATCGCCAGCACTGGGGTCGGGTCGCCATCGTGGCGGCAACGCTGCCAGCGCCTGCGCCAGGACGATGATGTGGTCGGAGGCGGTGTTGGAGCCGGCGTTGCCGGTGCGCAGCAGCCCGGCCAGGGCTTCGCCGCCGGCGATCTCGGAGCGATCCAGAAACGCCAGCAGCGGGTGATGGCCGAAGGTCTTCTTCCACGTCGGCGTGGCGCCGTGCTTGTTGTCGGAGTGATCGATGACCAGGGTGGCGTCGATGTCGATGTGCAGCCACTCGCCGGCAGTTGGGGCGGCGCCGGCAGCCCACGCTGCTGCTCGCGCCGCGGACCGGGCTGCTCGCACG
Protein-coding regions in this window:
- a CDS encoding YncE family protein, with product MAGTDISSVDEGAHRSAPPPQPPQAAPAAIEFTTAAVGTAVADDAPSTGDAPLNALVPVSVLSSALPPNPSAKADRAAPTAETPASPPDQSAPDHFVMAAAVPPFEAPKVAIVDSYQLTGTAGGTTTSPGGRYVYVATGNAIDIVDTQSDKVIRLSVPDEVDDVAAAGNYIVTVNYRPNRPNGMSGTMTVIDAGTRKVLRTFPVSVGNYLANVTLSSDGRTAYVFSHNGKMGVVDTRTGTLKRTVDVGAYLHDATAVEVHGNRAYIARDDSPTGKSLSVVNLSTGAVTEVPLPGSSRAVAISRDGKQVYVATSSSALGTDAAIAIINATNNTIVTTIRGSADPQALGMVDIVVGASGRYIYTTSYTAGGYLMSVIDARSHAIVDRVDFEGRPSEMTLSRDGRFIYLADSKSNGAATLYAVSTTVGDPNFEDTWRGLATVGAIVQVLDRMVEKLNSFPTVWRFDGLLRFKALNDGVTSIMEGVTRGDLPRIVTGIADVVTAILPKPAAAAIEIGKAIISIVLPLSNEESEKFLNFRAQCMFHKNADQMSPSEAKRFTDRYGGVSAIWNIPFDYARYNVGGWFGSPSC
- a CDS encoding IS1380 family transposase encodes the protein MKNIAAASRVKVSADGQGVVSHAGMAMLRELADRTGLSTQVTAALADTYRGPWVYAPGEVFADLAAAVADGADCIDAVGQLCGDREHAFGAKASTTTMWRLVDQRIDAAHLPAVRAARSAARAAAWAAGAAPTAGEWLHIDIDATLVIDHSDNKHGATPTWKKTFGHHPLLAFLDRSEIAGGEALAGLLRTGNAGSNTASDHIIVLAQALAALPPRWRPDPSAGDDPDQPRVLVRCDTAGATHKFADACRDQGVGFSFGYPVDTRVQDAVDTLNLADGWYPAVDTEGGIRDGAWVAEATTLVNLDSWPPGTRLILRKERPHPGAQLRFTDADGMRVTAFITDTEPGIVPGQVAGLELRHRQHARVEDRIRDLKAAGLRNLPCHGFWPNAAWLEIVLAAADLVTWCRLLGFREHTGLARAEIATFRYRVLHVAARITRGARRTRLRIDATWRWAAQIAAAWQAIRTAFR